The stretch of DNA CCAAGAAATACAGTACAAGAGGTGTATGCTCAGATTTTAACGGATCTGCTTAAGGCTGAAAACTTATTTACCAACGAATCGCGTGATAAAATTTATGCTTCTAAGGAAGCGGTACAAGCCTTATTAGCACGAGTGTACTTGTATATGGGCGATAGCCAAAAGGCTATTGAGTATTCCGATAAAGTCATCAATTCGGGGAGATTTTCATTGATTACAACGGATAAATACAAAGATTTTGCAGTAACGACACCAGAAAACAATCCAGAAAATATTTTTTCAATCAAATTTTTAAAAGACACAGATTATCCTAACAATGGTTGGTATACCATTGGATCGATGTATGCAAATATTGATGGATCAGGTTGGGGAGAAATGTATGCATCTCGAAAATATTTAGAATTGGTTCGCAAGTACCCAGAAGATGTTCGTTACAGTTTAATCCAACCAGTCGTGGTTAACGAAAACGAATTACATGCTTATTATGTAAACGATAATTACGCTTATAGTAGTGTTGTGGTGACTAAAAATGGGGATGACTATACTTATTTAGATAATGGAACAACGAAAAATTTGATAAAACATTCGAATGGAGCAGGTGCATTTCAGTATTTTATCTCTATAAATGGGATTGAAAAAACAGTCTTAATTGATAAGAAATTAGATAACCGAAATGGATATTTAAAATATTATATCCTAAAATGTTCAGGACAAGAAGGGCAAGCACAATTATGGTCTCCAGTTATTTCAAGATTAAGTGAAATGTATTTAATTCGTGCGGAAGCTAATGCTAAGCTTGGTAATGATGCAGCAGCATTAAATGATGTGAATATCATCCGTTCGCGTGCTGGAATTCCAAATGAAGGACTATGGACAATGGCTAATTTAAACGGACTTTCTGTAATGGATGTTGTGATGCAAGAACGACAATTGGAGTTAGCTTGGGAAGGACATCGTAAATTTGACGTTTATCGCAATGGATTGACGATGGATCGTCGTTATCCAGGAACCCATTTATCGGGTACAGATCCATATTATGAAATTTCACCAACAGCAAATTATATCGTAGAATACATTCCAGAGCAACAAATAATTTTATCGAATGGAGTTTTAGTCCAAAATCAATAAATTAATAAATCAACAAATAAAAAAACCGTCGATAACGACGGTTTTTTTATTTAATATAGAAAATAAGATTATTCTTTGATTTTAATCGTACCAATTAATTTCGGTAAAACAGTATTTTCAAATTCTTGTTTTGCTTCTTCTAATAAAACACTGTAATCATGATAACGATTAGAAAAATGACCTAAAACCAATTTTCTGACTTCGGCTTGTTTAGCAATCATTCCTGCTTCTTTGGCTGTGGTATGACCAGTATAAGTTGCCAATTCTTTCGCTTCGTGTAAGAATGTGCTTTCATGATACAATAAATCGACTCCTTTTATCAGCGGAACGATATCTGGTTTATAGCGCGTGTCCGAACAATAGGCATAGCTTAAGGGACGAGGTCCATCAAATGTCAAGTCCTCATTCTCGATGATCGATCCATCTTCCATAACAAAATCACGACCATTTTTTAGATTTTGATAATCGCAAATTTCAATTTCTGGATATTGTTCGATGGCGTCCATATTTAATTTACGCTGCTTTGGTTTTTCACGAAACAAATATCCGTTGGTGTAGATGCGATGATTTAATGGAATAGAAAAGACCTCTACTTTTTCATCTTCGAAAACCAATACCGATTTTTTTCCTGATAATTCATTAAAATTAATCTCAAAAGAGCAATTCGATTCGGTCAATCGCAATTGCGTCATAATGAACTCTTCAATTCCTTTTGGTCCATGAATATATAAGGGAGTATCACGTCCTAATAATTGTAAAGTAGAAATTAACCCTACTAAACCAAACACATGATCTCCATGTAAATGCGAAATAAATATATGATTAATTCGATTGAATTTCGCTTTGGCTTTCCTTAATTGCACCTGAGTTCCTTCACCACAATCAATTAAAAAATAGCGTTCTGCGATATTCAATAATTGTGATGTTGGATGCGTGTACGCTGTGGGGACAGCCGAGTTAAATCCAAGAATAGTTAATTCTAAACTCAATGTTTATACGTTTATGTTGGTTAAATAATGATTTAATTGTTCAACAGCTCGTCCTCTATGGCTCATACTGTTTTTTTGTTCAGCAGTCATTTGTGCAAATGATTCGGTATAGCCTTCTGGAATAAAAATCGGATCGTATCCAAAGCCATCTGCTCCTAATATTTCTGTGGAAATCGTTCCATTTACTCGTCCTTCAAAGAAATGTTCTTCTCCATTTAAAATTAAACAGAATACAGCAATAAAGTAAGCCTTACGGTTTTCAATACCTTTCATTTCTTCTAACACCTTTGCAATATTATCTTCTGACTTTCCCGTACCTGCATAACGCGCTGAGTAAACGCCAGGAGCTCCATTTAATCCTTCAATTACTAAACCAGAATCGTCAGCAAATACATGTACTCCTGTTTTTTGGTAAATGGTTTGAGCTTTGATGCGAGCATTTTCTTTAAATGTATCACCTGTTTCTTCTATTTCATCATGAAAATTAATTTCAGTTAATGATTTGAACTGGATATTTTGAGGAAGCATTTGTTTAACTTCTTCTAATTTATGTTGATTATGTGTAGCAAAAATAAGTTCCATTACAAGTTGATTTTTTTATGTGTTATACGGTATAAAATGAAGCAAAAAACCAATGCGAAAAGGGTGAATATACTAATACTTATAAAATCAGAAGTATCAAAAACACTTTCTTCCATGGAGTTGCTTTGCATCATGAGCGTGTAGGATAAAAGATTGTTTAAGGCATGTAAAGCAACCGGTAATACCAATGATTTGGTACGATAATAAACAAATCCAAATATACATCCTAAAAGGACAGCGCCTACAAACTGCCAAGGATTAAGGTGAGCCATACCAAAAATAATGGCGCTAATCAGAATCGCTAATACGGGATTAACTTTATAATTAAGCATTCCTTTTAGGATAATTCCGCGGAATAGAACTTCTTCTAACAAGGGCGCAAGAATGCAAACCATTATAAATCCTGCTACTTTATAATTCAATAGCATTGTAAAAGAAGTCTCAAAATTTTTGTACAAATCACTTAAAACCCCATCTGTTGGAATCAATGTGGTTAAAAATTCGCATAACGGTAAAAAGCTAATCCAAATGACCACAGACAAAATAATTTCGGTGATCGAAACTTTTGTTTTGAAATCCTGAATAATGAATTGAGAATTGGTTCGTAAAGTTCCTAATAGAATTCCAATTGCTGCGAATAACCCTAGCCCAAATCCAAATGGTAATAATACATGGTTGAGTATGGGATAGAAAAAGGCAGGGAATTGGATAACAGCACCTAAAATTTGTAACGTAAAAACAGCAATTAAGCTATAAAAAAAGGCTCTTCCGATTCCGAAAGCAATAGGAGAATTACTTGTCAATTTCGAATCATTTGTGTTATTCATGGTGGTATGGTTTACCCTGCAATATACTAAATCCGCGGTAGATTTGTTCAGTTAAAAATAATCGAACCATTTGATGAGTAAACGTCATATTAGAAAGTGACATTTTTTTATTTCCACGGTTATAAACTGTTTCATCAAAACCATAAGGACCACCAATGACAAAAACCAAATTTTTTACCGATTGATTCATATAATTTTGGATATCTTGAGCAAACTGCATAGATGTAGGTTGCTTTCCTTTCTCATCCAAAATAATCACATAATCGGTATTCACAATTTTAGCTAAAATTTGTTCAGCTTCTTTTTGTTTTTGTTGAATTTCAGATAGATTCTTCCTATTTTTAAGGTCAGGGATTTCAATTCGTTGGTAGTTGATATGAGATGGTAATCGATTTTCATATTTCTGAAGAAGCAATTCGATGGCTTTTTCGTCTGTTTTACCGATGCAGATTGTTGTAATATTCATGAATGCAAAAATTCTAAGTACAAAAATATGAGCATTATCCAAACTTTTAAAACTTATTCAGGATATAATTCAATTAAAAGTTGGACACAATCCACAATGATTAATGCTGAATTGCATATTTCCATGTACGATTTCCTAAAAGTGTTTTGGATTCGAGTAATGAAAGGTAATTTTCCATTACGTTCAGCAGCCGTATCATGGATTATTTTCTTTAGTATGTTTCCTTTTATTTTATTCTTGTTTAGTATTCTACCGCATTTGCCCTATTATTTAGAAATCAAAAAATTGTTATTCACCCAATTTTTACCTCAATTACTTCCGCATCATGTCAGTAATGAAGTGATTGCATATGTTGATAAAACAACGACTGAACAGGGAAATAAAAAAGTGGATTGGTATTTAATTTTGGTAACTATATTTATGTCATCCAATGCCATTCAAGGAATTATCAATTCTTTTAATGTTTCATACCAAAATGTTTACGTTAAACGAAAGAATTCAACTTCTCGCATTATATCCATCGTGTTGACTTTATTCTTTACATTTTTTATTATTATTCAAGTGGGGATTGCTTATTATTCTTCAGTCATTTGGAAATACATGACCAAAGTAGATTTCCTATCCATATTGGGGCAATTTTCATATTTAATCAATTATTTTTCCATTTTTATGTTTTATTTTATTTCCATGTGTATGTTGTATACGTTTGGACCAAACCATAAAAAGACTAAAAGTACAGTGATCCCTGGAGCATTATTAACATCGATTTTATTTGTGTTGACCGTGATTGGATTTAATTTGTATCTAAAGAAATTTACCAACATCGATTTATTGTACGGCTCATTAGGATTAGTAATGATTATGATGATTTTTGTCTATTTTAATGTCATTCTAATGTTGGTAGGGTACGAATTAAATATGTCGATTAATTATGCAAAAAACTATTCGAAATTAAGCGATATCAAAAGTGAAAATGTAATTCGATTAAATACAGAAGAAATTTAATAATTTAATTTGCCACCACAAGTTTTACAATATTTAGCGCCATCCAAATGATAATCATCTCCACAACTCGGGCACATTTCAGTATTTTTTGGAACCTCTTGATTTGAAAATTTATTCATTTCCATCGTCACTATACCAGTAGGAACAGCAATGATTCCATAACCGATAATCATCACTACAGAAGCTAAAAATTGTCCAAATCCTGTAACGGGAGAAATATCACCATAACCAACAGTTGTCAGTGTAACAACAGCCCAATAAATACTGATTGGTATACTCGTAAAACCAGATTCGGGATGATTGCGTTCGACCATATACATGATGGATCCAATGACAATAACAATAAGCATAACAAAAGAAAGGAAGACAATGATTTTGTTTCGACTTTCTTTTAACCCCAACACAAGTACATTTTTACCATGTGTGAATTGTGTTAATCCAAATATACGGAATACACGAAGTAAACGTAGAATTCGAATGTTGGCTAAGAATTTTCCTGCTGGGAAGAATAATCCTATATAAAATGGAAGAATGGATAATAAATCGATTATTCCATAAAAACTAAAAATATATCGCCATGGTTTTTTGACCGAAAAAATACGGAGACCATATTCGATGGTAAATAAACTGGTTAAAATCCATTCAGAAATGATTAATACTTTATGGTATCGAGCATTGATGGATGGAATAGATTCAAGCATTATCATTCCAACGCTGATAAGTATAAGAAGGAGTAAACAAATGTCAAATAATTTGCCTTGTCGCGTATTCGCTTCAAAAACGGTATCGAAAATACGTTGTCTTAAACGTTCTTTTTCGTATTTTTCCATTTTTAGAAACGGAAAACGGTTTTTTAACATTGTTTAGGATTTAGTTTATACTAAATTAGAAAAAAAATAAATATGAATATACTTCTTACGGGTGGAACTGGATTTATTGGTGATCAATTAGTACGTCAATTAATTGAAAAAGGGCATAAAGTTCGTATTCTAACACGCGAAAAAGAAGTGGAGCCGCCCTATTATTCTTGGAGTAAATCATCAATTGATGAAAAAGTATTTGAAAATTTGGATGGTATCATTCATCTAGCGGGTGCTCCATTATTAAATCCGTGGACCAAATCATATAAAAAAGAAATAATAGATAGCCGTGTGGATACAGCAAATTTATTATTTAATAAAGTAAAAGAATTCAATATTCCGTTGAAATTTTTTGTTTCTGCAGGGGGGGCTAGTTACTATGGTCAAAATACATCGAACCAAATTTTTGAAGAAGGAGACTCACCCGGAAATGATTTTTTAGCAGAAGTATGCGTTCAATGGGAAAATGCCGCATTTCAATTTGAGCAATTAGGAACTCGTGTTGTTGTGATTCGCACACCGATGGTATTGGATCGAAAAGCAGACGCCTATCGTAAAATGAAAACTCCTACACAATTTGGTTTGGGAGCTTGCTTAGGTTCTGGGAAACAATGGACGACTTGGATTCATTTAGAAGATTTGTGCCGAATTTATAGTGCTGCCATCGAAAATGAAAATTACAAAGGTCCAATAAATGCAGTAACAAATGATCAGATGACGCATAAAATATTTATGGATAGATTAGCTCATCATTTACATACTAAGATTCGTCTTCCGAATATTCCTTCGGCTTTGGTAAAAATCGGAATGGGAGAGAAGGCAGTTATAATTTTAGAAGGATCACGATTATCGAATCTGAAATTAAGCCAAAACCATTTTACATTTAAATATCCCACTTTAGATAAAGCTCTAAATGAAATAATTGCAAAATGATTATTTGTGTCATTTATATATAATTGTATTTTTGAGCAATCAATTCATTATGCAATTTAAATTACTACTACCTACACTATTAATTGGAATGTTATTCTCTAATGTTTCAGGTCAAAAATCATTACCGGGTTTTAAAAAGTTAACGCCTCATCAACTTGAACTAAAAGAAGTTTCGTTCGAAAAAGATGCTTCTGCGGTTATCCTCGATGAAGATGGATTCTTGGATCTTTCGGACGGAGGTTATCAATTAACCACCAAAAGGAGAATTAAAATTTTAGATGAAAGCGCGATAAATGAAGGCAATATCCGTTTGATATTTTATGGTAAAGATAAAATACAGCACATAGGTTCGGTAAGAGCTCAAGCCATTAATCTGGTAAATGGAGAATATGTCAGCTCTCCTGTTCAAGACAAAGATATTTATACCGTAGATATTAACTCGTTGTACAAAGCGGTTCAATTTGCTGTTCCTAATGTTAAAGTGGGAACAATTATCGAATATCAATACATTTTAAGTAGTCAACCAATTTATAAAATTGATGCATGGGAATTTCAGCATGATTATCCTACGCTAGAAAGTACCCTGAAAATTAAAAATATGTTCAGTACAGGTTATGGGAAATTATTTTCTGGAAATAAATTATTGAGCAAATACAACAATAAAATAGAAGGAGATACGTGGACTTTAAATGATATTCCAAGTTCTAAACTAATTAAATATGTTCTGAATCCAAAAAACCAACTGGAAGCGATTTATTTGCAATCTTCAAATCTACGTCATTGGACTGATCTTAAAAAAGATTTAAAAGATATATACTACTTAACGGAGAATCCTTCATCTGTTAAATCATTTGCAAATGCTATATCGAATGGAGCTACAGAAAAAGAAACATTAGATCAAGTAGTGAACCATTTTAATAACCATTTTAAATGGAATAAAATTTACGGAATTTATGCCTCAAAATCTCAGAAGGACATTATTCTTGAACGTACCGGTAATCAGGCGGAACTAAATTTATTGTTTCGACAAGTTTTAAAACAAAAAGGAATTAATGCTGATTTGGTATTACTTTCTTCGCGCAAAAACGGAAAATTATTAACAAAATACCCTTTTCTTCAACAATTTGATAACGTAGTGAATAAGGTAGTGCTAAATGATGGTTCTAGTTATTTGATAAATATTGTTGATGTTCCGAAAAATGATTACAAGTATGCCCCACTTTATCTCTTCAATGATTATGGATTTGTTATGGATGATGGTAGAGAGGAAAATTTTGTACAAATGCATCAATTTTTATCCGTACATGATGTAGACTTCAAATATAATTTTCAAGATGGAAAATTGAAAGAAGTCCGTAAAGATCATCTGACAGGATATCATTACAATGAACAAATTTCTGATGCTAGAGAAATGATTTCAACGCATGTGAAATCACCTGTTTCTATGAATTATGATGGAACGAGTAATGCTTTTCAATTTAAAGATGGTAAATATTCGATTACTCATCAATCAGAAGTAAATACCTCTTCATTAGGAGCATTTTATACCTTACAAAATCCGTTAAAAAATTTCATATCCTTATATACGTTTGAAGAAGAAAAAAGATTATACCCTATAGAATTTAATTTTCCTTACTATTATAAAATATTAGTAACATCAGAAATTCCAGATGGTTTTGAAGTTTTAATTTCAAATAAGTTTAATCAGACCATTCGTACGAATGATCAATTAATATATAGCCAAACCTTTGCTCAAAAAGGGAATGTTTTACAAGTATTATATGAATTTTATTTAGGCCAATCTAATTTTCCTGCTTCGGATTATCAAGTGTTGAAAGAACATTTTACTAAAATTCAAACGGAAATCCAAAAAGAAATTACTCTAAAAAAGAAATAACTGATTGTATGAAGAAAACCAATCCATTGCAACTATTCTTAGTCACTTTATGTTTCGCAATACTAGACTGCACCCAAAAGTTTGGACACAAAAATTAATTATTATAAAAATGAGTTCGATATTCAATCGGGCTCATTTTGTTTAGATTTGATTTAATTCTTTCGTTGTTGTAATAGTAAATATATTGTTTAATTTCTTTTTTAAGTTGTTCTATTGAATTAAATTTTTTCAAGTAAAATAATTTTGATTTTAATGTACCAAAGAAATTTTCAATAATTGCATTATCCAAATAATTTCCTTTTCGACTCATACTTTGAATAATTCCTTTTTATTTTAATAAAAATTGATATTGTCTCATTTGGTATTGCCAACCCTGATCTGAGTGTAACATTAGTTTACTTCCCTTTGGGACCTTTTAAATGCTTTTTTGAGCATATTTTCCACTTGATTAAAGACGGCTGTTTTACTTCTCTTTAAATAATAATAAAAGTTACTTCTTGCCATTTTTGAACAAGCTAATAATAAGCTTAAATCAAATTCATGCCTTAATTCTACAATGGCTTGCGCCCCAGTTTTTGCGCTTGTTTTCCTCCTCTTGAACTAAAGCATTGAACTTTTTTAAATAAGCATTTTCACAACGTAAACATTCTATTTCTAACAAAAGTTCTTCTTCCTTTGTTAATACCTTTTTAGATTTTAATTGCTTATATTCAGACTTATTCATTGTACTTGGACGACCTCTTGGTTTAGATTTTAAGCCGTTAATACCAAATTTAGCATAATTTCGTTGCCAATCAATAATTGTTTTTTTGCTAGGTACTCCAAATCGTAAACCTGCTTCAAATAGAGAGAGATTTTCTTCTTCGATCGTTTGTATAACCTTTAGTTTAAAATTTGAATCATAGCTTGTATATTTTTTGGGTAGTAAATCATTTAAACCATTGTATCGATAGATTCTTACCCAATCATTCACTAATTTTTGATTGATATTATATTTCTTTGATACTGTTCGTTCTGATTGTGAAGCTTCTAAAACTTCAAGTACACATTGGTATTTAAATTCTAATGTAAATTTCTCTTTTCTTCCCATAAAAAATGCCCCAGAAAGTGTCTAACTTTTTGGGGCATGTCCATTTCTAGTTGAGGTTTTTTTATTATTCATTAATGACCATTAAATTGCATCCGCGCACATCCGAATGGTCAAAACGGCCTATAATTTCAAATTGGTTGTCACTTAATTTTTTACCAAGATCATCAGTCGCAATAAATGAACACGAATTAACATTAGCTAGATCAATCACATTCACACCGCCTGTTTTACCCATGCCCACATAATGCATTGGATCTTCCGTTTCGCGAATCATCATTTTCATCCATTGGGGCGTTTTAAACGTTAAATCACCACGAGAATAGCCTTGACTCAATAATTCGGTCATTCCATATTCGGAATGAATTTCATTTGTTCCAAAACCTTCTTTTAGGATGCGATGTAACTCCTCGCGAGTAATTTCCTTTTTACGTCCTTTCATTCCACCAGTTTCCATCACGATGGTATTTTTAAGCTTCATTTGATAGTTTTCTACAAAATCCATCAAAGCAAAAGAAACACCAATTAAAATGGCATTTTTGCCTGTTTTTTCATGTGCGATGAGGTGATCATATAATTCGTCATGATTATACAAATAGAATCCATTCTCAGGACGACCTGATTTTTCAATCCAGTATTCTACCATATCAATCAATGATGAACCTGTACGTTCTAGATAGGATGGAAGCAAAGCAAAGATGGTATAATCCGTTAAAGGACCGTAAAATTGTTCAAAACATTTTTCCAAACTATAATGATACAGGGCCTAATCGCTAACTAAGTGTCGACTTGTAGTCATTCCTGTTGTTCCTGAGCTGGTGAATATTTTTTCTGCAGGCTGATTCCCAGTGACAATATCGTATTGTTTAAAAAACTTTATAGGTAAAAATGGAATTTGCTCTAAAGTTTTTACGTCTTCAATAGCAACACCTAAATGTTCAATAAATGTACGGTATACGGGATTTTCAGTCGCTTGAAATTGGAAAACTTCTAACGCTTTCGTTAAAAATTCACGCTCATTTTGTATCGAAAAAATACTTTTTACATCTTGCATGTTGCAAAATTACAAACTAATCAGTATTATCAAACTATTGCTCATTTAGTTTTGCAATTGTTTTATTGGCGCGGAATAAATGATCTCCCAACTGCTCGTAATGCTGAATCATTTCTTTGTAATACAATGCACTTAGCGTTGCTAACTTTTCTTTATCAATCGTACGCATCAAATTGTTTTCTGCATCTTTATACGTAGCATTGATAGAACGTTCAATGATTTCGGCTTCTTTTATGGATATTTCGAATTGATTTTCGCTAATATTTTGATTGAGTATAGTGGTCGCCTGATCCAATTGATTCTGTAAAACAATTAAATAATCTCTCATTCTTGGCGTAAAATAACTGTTTGTGATTCGTCGTTTGCGATGGATGGACGCTATTTTAATGGCAATATCGCCTACCGATTCCAGATGATTACATAAAGTAATTAATTGATGGACCTCAAAACGGTTTTCATTCGGCAAATCTAAATCAGAGATTTCATTTAAAAATGTTTTTACTTCATATTCTAAATCGTCTCCATCTTTTTCCAGTTGGTAGATGCGTTCCCTAAAGATGATCATTTTTTCTTCATCACTTTCTGTAATCATTCGGCCTAAGGTATGTACTATTTGACGGGTAGTACCTGCTAAACGAATCATCTTTTTATTGGTTTCGTGGCGGTATAAATCAGAATTTGTACCAAATGGAATGGAAAAGAATTCTACTTTTTGTTCATTAATATAAGAGTTAGCTTTTAATTTTTGATGACAAAATTTAACGATTTGACCTAAGAAGGGATAAAAAAGAATGACTCCGATGATATTGCAAAGGATATCAAAAGTAATGAGTAGGATGCTATCATTGGAAGTAAACATTTTAATGAAAGCTAAAAGGTATTCGCCCACAAACAAAAATAAGATCGCACAAACAATATTGAAAATTGTATGAAATCCGGCAACCATCTTGGTTTGGTAATTTCCAATAACAGCAACCAAATGGGCAGTAATGGTTGTTCCTATATTTGCTCCTAAAACCAACATGGCCGCCAATTCAATGGGTAAGCCTTTACCAATTAATAATAGAGCAATTGTTATAGTAGCAGTTGAAAAATGCACCAGAAGGGTTAAACCAAACCCAATTCCAATAAATATCAATTGAGTTAAAATTCCGTATTGATTTAAATTTAGAATAAGATGTTGAACATCTTCTCCTTCAAAACTCGGTAAAAATAATTTGATAAAATGGATAGCAATGAAAAGAAGCGAGAGTGCAATAAGAATTCCACCCGATTTACGAATGTTTTTCTTTTTAGCCCAATATAAAGGTAAGGCCAAGAAAAGAAGAGGCAAAGCAATCATCAGAAAATCGAATGTTAATCCTAAATAAACAAACCAAAGGGTAAGGGTGGTTCCAATGTTTGCACCTAAAATTAATCCAAAAGCTTTTTTCAAATTAATTATACCAGCATTAATAAATCCTAATATAAATACAGATGCAGCAGAAGAGGATTGTAATGTGGTTGTAAATAATGTTCCGGCTACAATAGTCGAAAAATTATTAGGAGTAATCGAATTAATTGTTCGTTTAAAATTAGAGCCGGATATAGCTTGTAAATTTTCGCTCAAAAATTTTATTGCAAAAATAAACAAGGCAATCGCGCCTAAAATCTGTAAAATTTGGATCAGAATGTGCATCTAAGTTTTAATAGTGTACAAAAATAAACCAAGTTTTGTTAACTGAATATTATGTTTGCATCGAAAAAACAGAAAAGGAGCATAAAAAAGTTGATTTTTTTTTGAAACGTAAAATTTTGAAAATCAAATTCTATGCTAAAAAACCAAAAAAAAGTTGATTTTTTTTTCAAAAATACTTGCGTGATAAAAAAACTCGCCCTAATATTGCACCACGAAAACGATACGACAGTGGTTAACATAACAGCGTTGAGGTTTTCAAATTTGAAATTATTATTTTAAATATTTTTCGCCGATGTAGCTCAGTTGGCCAGAGCAGCTGATTTGTAATCAGCAGGTCGTGGGTTCGAATCCCTCCATCGGCTCCAGAAAAATTATAGGTTGGGGAGATACTCAAGCGGTCAACGAGGACGGACTGTAAATCCGTTGGTTTCACCTTCGCAGGTTCGAATCCTGCTCTCCCCACACAATTGCCGATGTAGCTCAGTTGGCCAGAGCAGCTGATTTGTAATCAGCAGGTCGTGGGTTCGAATCCCTCCATCGGCTCAACAATTTTTTTGAAATAATATTTACAAGGCGGGGAGATACTCAAGCGGTCAACGAGGACGGACTGTAAATCCGTTGGTTTCACCTTCGCAGGTTCGAATCCTGCTCTCCCCACGCAAATGCCGATGTAGCTCAGTTGGTAAGAGCAGCTGATTTGTAATCAGCAGGTCGTGGGTTCGAATCCCTCCATCGGCTCAAAAAAAGAAGTATATACGATATGCTTCTTTTTTTTATATCTTTATTTTACTAAAAATCTTCAAATTATTTCTAACTTCATTTAAGTTTTAAATTTTTTATTAATGTGTGCATCATAAAAAAAGCCCTTTTTTAAGGACTTTTTATTTGATGATGTGTTTAATTATTTCAATCGAATAGATATTCGAAATTTTCTCTGTAAATCGTGTGAAATCAATAGTGGAATGCTGATCGGCTTCATCTGAAATCGTACGAAT from Faecalibacter sp. LW9 encodes:
- a CDS encoding TIGR01777 family oxidoreductase; translated protein: MNILLTGGTGFIGDQLVRQLIEKGHKVRILTREKEVEPPYYSWSKSSIDEKVFENLDGIIHLAGAPLLNPWTKSYKKEIIDSRVDTANLLFNKVKEFNIPLKFFVSAGGASYYGQNTSNQIFEEGDSPGNDFLAEVCVQWENAAFQFEQLGTRVVVIRTPMVLDRKADAYRKMKTPTQFGLGACLGSGKQWTTWIHLEDLCRIYSAAIENENYKGPINAVTNDQMTHKIFMDRLAHHLHTKIRLPNIPSALVKIGMGEKAVIILEGSRLSNLKLSQNHFTFKYPTLDKALNEIIAK
- a CDS encoding DUF3857 domain-containing protein, which codes for MQFKLLLPTLLIGMLFSNVSGQKSLPGFKKLTPHQLELKEVSFEKDASAVILDEDGFLDLSDGGYQLTTKRRIKILDESAINEGNIRLIFYGKDKIQHIGSVRAQAINLVNGEYVSSPVQDKDIYTVDINSLYKAVQFAVPNVKVGTIIEYQYILSSQPIYKIDAWEFQHDYPTLESTLKIKNMFSTGYGKLFSGNKLLSKYNNKIEGDTWTLNDIPSSKLIKYVLNPKNQLEAIYLQSSNLRHWTDLKKDLKDIYYLTENPSSVKSFANAISNGATEKETLDQVVNHFNNHFKWNKIYGIYASKSQKDIILERTGNQAELNLLFRQVLKQKGINADLVLLSSRKNGKLLTKYPFLQQFDNVVNKVVLNDGSSYLINIVDVPKNDYKYAPLYLFNDYGFVMDDGREENFVQMHQFLSVHDVDFKYNFQDGKLKEVRKDHLTGYHYNEQISDAREMISTHVKSPVSMNYDGTSNAFQFKDGKYSITHQSEVNTSSLGAFYTLQNPLKNFISLYTFEEEKRLYPIEFNFPYYYKILVTSEIPDGFEVLISNKFNQTIRTNDQLIYSQTFAQKGNVLQVLYEFYLGQSNFPASDYQVLKEHFTKIQTEIQKEITLKKK
- a CDS encoding transposase, giving the protein MIQSMSRKGNYLDNAIIENFFGTLKSKLFYLKKFNSIEQLKKEIKQYIYYYNNERIKSNLNKMSPIEYRTHFYNN
- a CDS encoding transposase, producing the protein MGRKEKFTLEFKYQCVLEVLEASQSERTVSKKYNINQKLVNDWVRIYRYNGLNDLLPKKYTSYDSNFKLKVIQTIEEENLSLFEAGLRFGVPSKKTIIDWQRNYAKFGINGLKSKPRGRPSTMNKSEYKQLKSKKVLTKEEELLLEIECLRCENAYLKKFNALVQEEENKRKNWGASHCRIKA
- a CDS encoding Na/Pi symporter, with product MHILIQILQILGAIALFIFAIKFLSENLQAISGSNFKRTINSITPNNFSTIVAGTLFTTTLQSSSAASVFILGFINAGIINLKKAFGLILGANIGTTLTLWFVYLGLTFDFLMIALPLLFLALPLYWAKKKNIRKSGGILIALSLLFIAIHFIKLFLPSFEGEDVQHLILNLNQYGILTQLIFIGIGFGLTLLVHFSTATITIALLLIGKGLPIELAAMLVLGANIGTTITAHLVAVIGNYQTKMVAGFHTIFNIVCAILFLFVGEYLLAFIKMFTSNDSILLITFDILCNIIGVILFYPFLGQIVKFCHQKLKANSYINEQKVEFFSIPFGTNSDLYRHETNKKMIRLAGTTRQIVHTLGRMITESDEEKMIIFRERIYQLEKDGDDLEYEVKTFLNEISDLDLPNENRFEVHQLITLCNHLESVGDIAIKIASIHRKRRITNSYFTPRMRDYLIVLQNQLDQATTILNQNISENQFEISIKEAEIIERSINATYKDAENNLMRTIDKEKLATLSALYYKEMIQHYEQLGDHLFRANKTIAKLNEQ